GGCTGAGCTCTCAGTGGGAAGCTCCCAACAGCTGCAATTGTGCTGCTAAAAAAGCCTAGAAAGCAgggcataaataaataaaataaataaataaataccatACTTCATCCAGTGTTTCTCCTCCAGAAGGTGTGAATGAAGGACATTGCTCTCCAGCATCCTTTGCCATAGCCTTGAGGTCAGCCAAAGGCCTTCCTTCTGCAACACCGTATTTCTGCAAGGGCAAAAACGGGGTTTGGCAGGATGTGCCAGGTCTGCAATACCCCTTCCAGAGGCTGCAAACAGCTCTTCACTTTGTGAAgcttcagctctgttttctgggaTTCCCAAGGCATAACTaccttttatattttatgtacGCTCAGTAGAAAAATACACTAAGAGCAGCATCTCATTTAAAGCATGGACATTCAAAACATGACCCTCAGCCTGATCTTTgtgtggagatttttttcttccactgacaCTCATTCCCAGCATACAAAATTTAAGTGTCTTTGTGACTGAGGTCacagtgcaaatgcttctgtacGAAGCCCTTCACATGAGGATAAActcaattttccttttgcttgcAAAAAGGCTACAGggaattatttttcacatgtaaGAAACCAGTATTTTCTCTAAAGACCTGTGAAGTCTTCACAACAGAGGAATGATCCATcttaaattcagaatttttgaaaaagacataaaaagaaggaaacaaaaccacacaagtACCCTCGcaattaaaagtaaataataagGCCTTGCTGATTTCAAGTGAAGAACTGgaatttctgagagaaaaattattcaaacaGGAAATGTTACAATCACATGCTGCTCCTTAAATACTAAACCTTAccttatttaaaacattaaagcaTCATAGTTACAACATTCATCACTTAATTTTGGCTCTGCTTCACCCTTCTGCAAACAATTTATTGTCCCTGATGTGAATTGTTCAGTTTCCAGTGATTAAAAACACATCAAATAGTGCTCTCCACTGCTAAATCTACCATTCAATAAGGCAAGATATCCATCAGCAGAAAGCTACATTTTCAAATTGTTCAATATTTGATAACAAATTCTTTTGGCACTTACTCTCTCTCGCAGTCTTGCATCGTACTTGATTTCCAAATCTTTGCAAAACCTGTTTTTCCCTAGAATGGCAGCAGCAGTCTAAAAAGTGAATATACAGTCACATCAACTGCACAGAACATAGACACACCACCTTACACCACCAGAGCCAAGGTGAATCCCATCAGCAGCATCCAACAACCCAAatcaacaaaacacaaagttttTCAGCTACCAGTCTGGCAGAATTGGATAGATGGCCCGGGCCAGgccataaaaatagaaaagctgcaAGCTTCTGGCAGTTCCTTCCCAATTCAAAGTCCAGAACAGCTGAAGAAACAGCACCCATGAGAGGGGGCCAGCAGGGTTTTACTGGGTAAGAGCCACATCTTCTCTTGAATAGAACACAGAGCAATCATGTCCAGACATTCTTTACGTGGAGTACATGGGCCAGAGTCACAGCTGCGTACCCTGAACTGCTCAGTTAATCCAACTGAAAAAACATCTGACACTGTCTggctgccacagccaatccttggggctggaagggacctctggagatcacccTGTCCAGGCAGCGCgacctggagcaggtgacacaggagcatgtccaggtgggtttggaatgtctccagagagggagactccagaccctccctgggcagctgttccagtgctctgccaccctcaatgTACAGAACTTCTTCCTCATGTTGGAAGGTGGaactttttgtgttttggtttgtgtccattgctcctcatcctgtcactgggcaccactggaaAGAGCCTGGCATCATCCCCTGACACTTGCTGGAGATATTTCTATGCATtaatgagatcccctctcagtcttctccagactaaccaggcccagctccctcagtctcCCCTCAtgagagagatgctccagactACTCatcatctctgtggcctccaCTGGGTCctctccttgtctttcttggGAGCCAGAGGACAGCTGCTCCTGGTTCTTACATGCACCTGAGTGTGAAGGCTGTCCTGGCTTCACGAGACAGTTTGGGCTGTGCAAACATCCACACCAAATCAACCTGACATTTAAAGAACTCATTTTGAAAACACTCCTTGGATTCTGGCACAAATAAGCAGCCTTGTTGTACTACTGGCACATTTAACTTACTGCTTAGGACGAATTTGGTCTTGGAACTTTAACCTTCTCTCAAAGAATAAGGCAGAAATAAAGACAGGGTTGAATCCACCTCCTTGTGTATATGCATAGCACAGTTATTTGTATGATTATATGCAGGAATTTCCTCTTTTGCAACAGAAATTGTACATTCCTCCCATACTCGAGCTGTGAAGTGACACAGTGTAGTAACAGGCCCTTCATAGAACTGCAGCTGCCAAGAAGGCTGCACATGGACCACATGGAAACTTCAGCTTTACACATCTTTGGGAAAGCTTTCCCAACATCTGGACAGCTTGTCAAACAAATGGCAAGACACATTTCCTGtatgcaaaggaaaaattcagGTCTTTCACATTAGGAGAGTGCAATTCTCTTTCCATGAAAGCGCTCTTCATGGAAAAGGCTGTCTCtaacataagaaaaaatatcccaaaccaATTTCCATAAGGCAGGCACACAGCACAGACAGCTTTATGAAAGTCAGAGAGCACtcttaatgttttaaaatatcatcACTGCCATTCACACACATAAAGGAAGTGACTCAGGCAGCTATtctgcatatttaaaatatccaaCTATTGCACTCTCCCCTCCttgtctcttttgttttctgctcaaGTTGTGCTGCTACAGCTGTTTCTGGAATTGTGCTGCAGAACTGATGAACAATGTTGATGGTGTatgttttgaggaaaaaaaaaggagatttataCTACATTTGGTTGATCTGGTTTACAACACAGTTTCACAGGCTTCTAGCAGGACAACACagcaaaaagcaagcaaacaagaaTGGCTTAGGAGTTTCAACCCCCTACATGTCTCTTGAAAAAACAGAATCAGTACCAGAAGAGAGAATTAAAGACAGGGCCTCCACAGGAGATATGACCTTCCTAGAACAGCGGACCTCTAAAAGTTTTGGTTCCCTAATTTTGAGTATTTCACAGTTCTGCACACAAGGTCACATGTAATCCCATGTAGTaacttttcctctttatttaaTCTGTATGGTATATTTACGGCATCAAGGCAAGAGGTGTGAGATGCCTGACAAAATCCAACATCTCTGCCCGTTTAATGATCCTTGTACTGATTTCACAACAAAACTCAACCTTGCCTGCATTGGTCTGCATTCCTCAAAAGAACACAGCATGCAGCCACATGCCTGGGACAGCACAACAATGTCACAGCCAATCTGGTTTGCTTCTTAGAGAAAAACTCATTTCTGCCTGTGATGATGGGGACCTCAAAGTCCCCATTACTCCTTCAGCAAGAGCAATGCCCAtataaaataacagcaaatcATGCAACCATGGACTGGTTTGGATAGGAAGGGACCTTAGGGATGACccagttccaaacccctgccacaggcagcaacacgcaacaccttccactatcccaggttgctcagagccccatccaacaaggctttggacacttccagggatccaggggcagcttTTGGCTCTGTCACTGCATTATTTTTGCATCACCAAGAGCAAATAAATGCCAGATTTGGGAGCCAGCTGTTGCCTCAAGAAGCACTTACCTGCTTTGCTCGAAGGAGATCACTTGAAAAGACATGGGTAAACTTCACATTACTGAGAAATAAACCAGCAGCATCTGCTTGCCTGAAACCAGTTGCAGAGAGTGGCTCATCCACTCCTTGAcctacaaaataaaaaccccacaacattAAAACATGCAAATTTTAGACCATTTAGCAGCTGACCAGGCACGTCAGCAATAAAGAAACTGCCCAGTCATaagaaaatctttcttctttagCAAGACCAATAATTAGGAGAAGTCGCTACTCTTCTGGTCTTCCCTAAACTCAGTCACACATATTCAATGATAAAAAGGAGTAAAGCCCAGAAACACAGAAGGATCATTATCTATGACGATTACATTAATCTATACCTTTGACAAATTTAAACATAAAACAGAGACCTACTTTTAGCAAATGTGACCATTTTTAGAAGGGTCACTAGTTCCTGCAAGAGGTATCTCACAGCTGAAACTTCATAAATAGATTTGTTAAATGTAAATAAGAAAGACAATACTGCTGAGAGAATGAGATGCAAACACAATCTGCTGTGATCTCTTCCTCTCCACCTCACACACTGACAGTAATGCTCACGCAAGCTGGAGCAAACCCAGCTGCAAAGCAGCAAACCTCCCAAAAATTGTTTCCAGACAGGAAGTCTGTGAGAATAATTGGTCAAAGAGCTCTAGGACAGTGTTGAGAGAAGCAGCActttggaaatccagcctgaGTTGAACAGGTGTGTTCCTGTCACAGCTCTGAGTCTGCAGGAGAACCCAGAGCTGTGGTGGGGGGACAAACGTGTGACAGATTGCTACATCCACACCTTTTACCCATTCTAGTTCTACAGGAAGCCGGACCGGAGAGAGTGAAATTCCCATCAGATtcagaacaaagcaaataaactaCTTTCACCCAGAAAATGCACAatccaacaggaaaaaacaggacACCAGAAGTCCAGAACCTGAGTTCTGAGCACCTCATCTGTAGTTCAGACATGTGAGACATCTGACCCCAGTGTGCTGGTAAAGGCTTACATCTCTCAGTGCAGAAGACGCTTGCCCAAAAACAGAAGCTATGTTCTCTCCACACTGGAGAGGAGCCCTCTACATGTCATTTGACCCAAGGAGCTAGGAAATCAAAAGACATCATCAACATTTTTAAGCAAGTAAAGCAGGGGAATATTCTTTACTCATTTTATTATGAGCACAAATCCATGTTGCAAGAACTGTAAATGGCAATACCAGAAGGAGGAAAATCTGCAAGCACAATTCTCCTTCACAACATGAAGTACTGTAGAAAGCTCATTTATTCAGAGTACAACCCCAGCCATGATTTTCCTACAGCAGACATCCAGGCAGCTCagtgtgttcagttctgggtgTACAAGCCAGCAGCCACAAAGGTGAAATCTAGTTTTGAATGTGTCTAACCAAGACTGCCTTCCTAGGAAGAGCTGGGATTGAACAATTCAAGCATTTAAACAACCTTTACTTTTCATTCTCCCTTGCCCTATTGCAGGTTTTTACTGCAAGTAACAGATTCCCTTCTTGAGGCCACAGCCCTCTTCACATCAGGATCTTTACCcatccttctgcagctccttttcccAGAAGCCCTTTTCCCAAACTTCCTATTACTGGGATTTAACACAGTACTATGGAGTCCTTAGTAAAAGGTGATGCTACCATTTTATTTGATTAAATGcaacatattttttccctgtgtagAAAAATGAACTCTTCTAATACTCCTGTTAAAACACAATGTGCATCAGCATCTGTTGATATCCTACGGAGGGTGACTTAAATTCCTCTGCAACGTTATGAAAGCCATGTCCTGGCTTACACGTAAAGTCTCTAAAGGTTTACAGTATTATTACTTAATGACATCTGAGCAGTTGGTGAAAGGATTTCACCACAATTTT
The Motacilla alba alba isolate MOTALB_02 chromosome 1A, Motacilla_alba_V1.0_pri, whole genome shotgun sequence genome window above contains:
- the TIGAR gene encoding fructose-2,6-bisphosphatase TIGAR isoform X5, which translates into the protein MVRFGLTVVRHGETRYNKDKILQGQGVDEPLSATGFRQADAAGLFLSNVKFTHVFSSDLLRAKQTAAAILGKNRFCKDLEIKYDARLRERKYGVAEGRPLADLKAMAKDAGEQCPSFTPSGGETLDEVW